The following nucleotide sequence is from Mytilus edulis chromosome 13, xbMytEdul2.2, whole genome shotgun sequence.
ttaagtcTTTttcttaatatgttttttttttatttaacatattcAATAATTGGTAATAAGAGATTATTTTGTCATTAGTTTTTAAAAGACGGAGAGGTTGTGAAATTCAATGTACCTACAAGTAATAGTTCGATCAGGATACTTTACAGGGCATGTATTTTTTCttatgttgattttaatttgttATCAATCTTGTTGGGCAATCTTAGTTATTATTTTTGCAAAACTCACATACACAAATTTGGGCATATTTCgggtatacaaaatatttggcaaattaattaacatacacaatttggcatatcaaaatAATCCGCTCTTTACTTGGCTGCTGGTGTACCAGGACAACGTTGCTGCTGCTCACTGCTGTTTGCTTTGCCTAGCTTTCCTCCTGTGCCTACGTTTGGTGGCTCcgtgtttatttattatttatttttatatatatatttttttattttatgttttatataaaaaaaaaaaaaatttatattctttttttttttttatttattaacttattcatcaatttatttattcgtttaattattcaattgtttactctattttattttttattaactaaAGCAACACGAACGCCATCAAGATTTTGGCTTCGGAAATCTATTATAGAAATGGTACCACTAACGCTAATTATTAAAACAACATTGGAGAGTTTATATACAGTTCAATATCAGAACTGACAAAAATAAAGGAAAACTTACCAATTAAAGCcccaaatatttaaatgaaactttaaaAGAGTGTACTAAACGGTATTTACAGAGGTAAACGGTTAAAAAACAAGCATCCATGGATAAaagaagacttttgaaaattagGCTTGGGTAGCTTTgaaactatttataaaaaaattaaaatcatcgaaCAAAAAATAAGATCATTGATGTTTTGAACAAACCAAACGCtagcaatttattttattttaatttctaacaagtatggacacagatcagtgtggatagtatgtttagatgtttgacagtgttttttgacaaaaacagttatCTGGTTGTAAATTTTAATTAATGTATTCACTGAAATTTCATTTGCAGGATGAAGAATACGTAGCAGAAAATACAGATGCCTTCAGGGTAGATGAAAATGGTTTCATCATTGTCAATAACACAGACACATTCGACCACGAGCAGGTTTATGAGTTTTATGTAAgtgttgaaaaagttatcaagaaaaaaatgtttatcgaTTAGGGAAAGGAGATGTTAAGGTTTGCatctttatacatttatataatgaaaaaagTTGCAGAAAGACCGGTGTGTGGGAAACAACATCAAACAATTGTtagtataagtatttttttatccATGATAAGGGCtcaaccatttaactttaagtGTTTTTGGAGGGGGATGGGAGGGCTAGGGAGCTAGGGGTAATGTTTATTTTCCTTGAAAGAATTCTGATCCCCAACTTGAGGAACAAAATAATCTGGTCGAGCAGATGAAAAAGCAAATATGAAGAATACAGATTTTTGCCACACCTAGCTCATAGGGTTACGTTTTGAAAAATACAATCTGTTCGGAAGTGTAGAATAACTTAATAAAAATGTTTGCGTTTAGCTCGAAAACAATTTCTGACTCAGAAAAAGATTCCCGTGAAACTACTCATGTTGTcgatatttattaatttataccAAATAAGGAGAtatcgtatgattgccaatgagacaactatttaaCAGAGACTAAATGTCCAAAATATTATCAACTGCAATGTATAGTCTGccggtacggccttcaaaaataagcaaaacgtatattgcaaaaaaaaagaaaataatcccAACGAGAAAACAAATGGGCTGATTTacataaaacaataaacgaaaatcaaatatgacataCAGTAACGATCAACAACTACTGAGTttcaggctcctggcttgggacagacaTGTAGATTGTTTCAGGGTTAAACATCTTTGCGGGAACCTAAGTTAACCCTCCCTTAACCTGTgacatttgtttattattattattattttttactacATGCACATTATATATGAAAGTTACTGTGAATTAgctgataaaaaagaaaacaaattaattatataattttgtatttttatttaggtTGTAATGTTCAGACGTGATGATTTAGTTTCGGATCCAGTACCGTTTATTGTTCTTGCTGCAAAACACAAGCCCGATGAAAATTATGGATATAATACAACAGCAGCCGTATTTGCTGGAGTTTTAATCTGTCTTATTGTATTGTTTGCTTTATTGATCCCTTTTGTTGTTCGGGCTAAGCGACGTGTAAAACAAGGCAAACCGGTTTGGAAGTTCGGAAGCCACCCTTCTGCGCTTGACCGGGAAATGGCACGAGAAAAGGGAAGTCAATCCAATCTAGCAGTGCACATGGTTGAAAGTCAGACTTCCACGGTTCCGGGCCTGAAAAACCGAGCAATGACCGAAGGTGATTTTTATGACAATTATGGTTATCGTCTCGAACAAGAAGTTGAGCGAGAAAAAAACGAATTGTCAAATGATTTAATGGCAATTGCAAGTCATGTAGAACAATTAGATGACGCGGACAATATGCTTCAATTAAATAAGAAACATCATAGCGACGATTCTGACTCTGGACTATCAAGTGATGGTAGAGGGAAAGGAATTCTTAAGAATGGACATAATGAAAAGGTTTACTCTATAGAAATGAAAAGGAAAACAATTGATACTGATCAAAAACCTAAACACATTGAAGAATCAGCTCATTTGTGATAAATGCAAATTAAGTGTTTTGCAATTAGTCCCTAACTTTAATGTAATGATGAAACTTTGCTTTAATGATAAACGATGCATTGAAACAGATTTCACAAATATTTGgcatgttttgtttatattgtatatatatatatctatatatatctaatatataggCATTCGCATGTTTTCGCACTGTAGTACTGATATTGATCTCTTATAACACATGTTAATAGCATGCACGGTTTATTAGTTctgattatacaacatgtacagtATACGCATATTCAGGAATATATAATTTTTACgtgatattttgtaatttatcatATTGTTGTTGTTAGtcaaattttaatgaataaagaattctattttattgtgtgttttactTCAATACTTAGAcaggtgccaaatgtggagcagtatgcttacccttccgcagcacctgagatcatctaTGCTGTAtttttttgtactattgtttgtctgacCTTTTCTTTTTGAGCCATGGCTTTGTCCGATTAttatcgatctatgagtttgaatgatcctctggtatctttagctcCTCTTTTACTTAGAATATTAAGAGAGCATAAACACAATCTAAACACGCACTGAAAACACCCAGAGACTTGTCGTTCGAGGCATCAATAGTTTAAATGTTTACTCACTAATTCTCAGCcgatataataaaaatatttaaaggcaTTCTGAATATATGGCACTTGCGTTTAAAAAAGTCGTACAACGCAGATAGGGAATTGTTTTCTCTAAAAACTCAAATACCtccttagaaaaaaaatatacatacatgtacatgtagccaAAAGTATgtgacaattattttattttgtacctAATCAGCTGTTCAATTTTCTTTTTAGAGCTTTTTGCTAGCTTAATTCAAAGTCGTATAATGGTTCacatttcaaaaacaaacaaaaataaatatgttttatatacttaGGGTATTACTTGAGTGACTAAGTTTTACTATAAGACACGTGTATATAATCTCcatttttcattgtttgtttttattgtgtgaCTTTCAGATGTTTAAAAAGTTGCATTCAAGTTTATCACTGTATGGTTTGTTGTTAATAtagtttatacatatataaataagaagatgtggtatgattggcaatgaggcaactctccagtGAATTTGTTTGGTACTGTTTTTTGCAAGTTCTTCTATATTAATCGAACTATGTGCGTTTTGACTATTCAAAACCTATTGATATGGTAGAAATATCATGTATACCACTACTGTAAGACAAGTTCCGatgcttacatgtatatatatatatacagtggagatcagttctaacctctcattagaactgtcagaataatctgtcatagaactgttctaacctgtcctagaacagttctagctagaacagttctaccctagaactgttctaggtagaactgtcaggatcagttctaggtagaactgactaaatcagttctaggtagaactgtcaggatcagttctagggtagaactgtctaaaactgttctaggtagaactgaccaaatcagttctaactgtagaactgtcagcagaactgaccaaatcagtcaggactgaagaacagttctaaatgacgtcactgcaggaagggcactttagaatttagaagaaagaatcagttccaattactttactatatataatagcggatttttctatatttttaccgatcaaaatttacatgtacaaatatcgaagtggataggaggttatccaactcatcggagaaatatttttataagattgcaaatgaaacatcattatttacgtttcttcgttccccgtttttaacagtctcttcataAATATAACTCGGCATTTAATTCGGCGTGACTTTTTACCCCAATATACCCCAACATACCCCAATATACCCCAATACacctcaaaaaacatgtttaacatgatATTATTGAATAATACTATCATTTAAGGCATTTTCATGTTATTTAAACAccaataaaactttattttttaaatatatttaattttaaatcacttttttctTTGAAACTTGTTCCGTTCTTGTCAGCCGCTTACGATCTCAAAATGACTTTTTACCCCAATATACCCAAATATACTCCAATAAAACGTTTCAATACAATTTCAATGATAAGGAATGATATAACATTtagatatattaaaaattaacacAACCGTTTACATTTTGCGTGCATTAGAGGCTTTTCAAACGTTCTTTATTCATGTATTGACGAAGGTTTCACCAAAACCCAGAAAGAACGAAACTAAAAATATACCGGTtaatttttgcaatttatttttgttttctcccATAAAATGTGGAGATTGAAAACGCATTTTATATTTAACTTTCTCAATAGTAAgatatgatacatttttttttcattgaaactCGATTTTTTTTCtccttaaattttgaaaaaaaaatctcaaatacTTTTATAAGTAATAATCCTTATATGTTTAACATTGAAAGTTTTCTTTTTATGCTAATAAAATGAATGTATCTTTCACGCCCTGAAATTGACGGGACAACAGAAAAATGATATGTTAATATTATCCAAAATTCCCGAATTTAGTCGAAGGCAATTTCAGTTTCCGAACCTTAGTCAATGATTTTCTATTACAAAGTATGACAGTATGATGTCATATGTCAATGAATTTATCTTTAATATCATAAGGAATTAAAATATAACTGGTTAAAAGGAATCCAGAAAAAATAGTCACAATAATATGAACAAAcggcatttttttcattttttttttaattcgctCATATTGGACTATCGATAAAATAATCAATAGAGCCCCCACGCCACGTCAAGGCTATGAGCAATGTGGgagtatttaaattaatttaatcttCATTTTAGAAACATTATCCATAACTTCACCATTCATTAGCATGCaaacaagacaaacaaaaactatatacatataaaagaaaagTCACATTACCGGATTAAAAACCATCTTTTGTAAAATGCATTTATAGTGCATATCTTTCAACTTTGAGTGAATTATAAGTACTCGTTACTTGAAACTGGACTTccgaaaattatttaaaaaaaagctatttagccgcaggtgtgagttcaagcgtacacaggtataaatgttgttatttggaaaggataaacagaaaggattagaaagagtatgctgtcacgatgttaatactaagatttaatacacgatgagaataaagatacaataattaaattgtgtaaattaattgaaaataaaattcagattcgtaattccgaaagtgtataaaaataaaaggaaacaatttgtgattactttcttagcggcaattggcgtaaagattcaaatatgaagcaaaaaatagtagttttaatcttttataaaaactaaatgcaatattacccaatttgatataccattgtacatctgtttgatatcattgactttaccggaatttcttaacttgtattcaaatctggctgtgtttaaatgctaataaaactattgcaattttaaagtttttaattgataaaaaaatacaacatacaacatgcatgatttttttttagtttctttttaacattttattcttacataattaaattcatttgacaatcatttacacgaactttttgtgaaaagaatatcaattagtaagctaaggcattatttcttttgaggatttttgaggattttttttaaaattctatgataatatttgtgcaatgttgaacatgatagccgtcattaatccaaataagtaatacagtagttgtaataaaagttatattttagtcatgcataactgatattgacgaatttataatagttcgtccatacatcgttgttcttgaaacaatcattattagtatacgtgtaagtttcctgacgtataagagccattgaggatgagctccagagaaatcagactagtggcgtttcgttcgtttgtttgttgggaaaggagaggaaatgcaaccgcttgtacagataaacgacagaattaccatacaagcatttatagtcaacacaatcagaaagagttcccatcgttagacggggaatatgaaggcttccaagacatcgaccgcttgttcttaatatttgaaactgtatgcatatatatacgtatacgtttatgatatatatagtgatgagttcttgcgtctgacaaaaactaaattccttcatggttatatcttgccatacgtttatattggtttgtaaggtgattactcacaatcgttatttgaaaatcctgtttgtgagatgtagattcatttcaatacagaaattttgtctatatatttcacaagtgtataacacggagaagctctgaaggtccattactcccattttgtttgggtgtgaaccatcgatgtttacagcaatatcacagaataagatgatgatggtagaaagaactatgggcgtcatgtggcaaatattacatgcatatcggacaacgagttgtcaatctgtatgaaaagatttccaatacaaccatattattgagaaggaatgtttacatgctatactctcgtactagtattacagggttcttgtggcgttcaccttagacacacatctttttaacgatgtttaaaaaaaagacagaaccaatttaatgtcatatttccctatttttttaaatataactaaaagtcttttatctgacaagaatacccctatttagcgaacaagtaatttattcttttttctgttattgaataccaagaaagaaaataaatcccgaaattaatttgaaactttgatactcaaaagtttcccagtaaaatattcacattccctggggataattagtgttcgtccagtggcatatataacaattgtgatgacgaattacttcctttgttcgagaacaatcttattgaaatataaatctgtgattttactaggtccacagcttcaatgaaccaaagcaaaagttatacatcgacctgtatttaaatcaaattggttctcttcttcttctggtatacaatagtctatcgacattcgatgattacatactgttggcatgcgtggactagtctatttacaacacttttacccctatttattcaaaatatatgttttttttcttatgttcaatgtatacatgtatatattttaaattacgctatagttccgtaactttctatccagtcgtataaacgaatcgtcggcaagtgcgtacatttttttaaatcaatatttctggtctgttccaatctgtccttcactattgacaatgactatatattacattttcccaaattcacccttggaaaaaatatttaaatagattttaatttcatcaaatcttattttttgagtattatttatatgtttatgaattatattctttacaccagaaatgttatgtataaacaagcgtatgagtttagtaatgacaagtaagacagagttgtatattattcatctgatagttcaaaatggaaagttataagttataagttatcagccgtgtacactgattaatacctgcagaagtgaaacgatgcatgaacttgcaagcccgacaggaaatcgcttgaatacctggacgtgtcacctcacacccctcacaatacctttggaagtaatacctttagccatgctggtgatcagatgagggaagatcaaaatatatttgtttattactttaaagaattatgaacaaattagattttcgaaaacaattttcacggaacacttatttatgatttcaactttgacttttcacctaattccaatatcaacagtttaaaaacaacagaccatggtaatttaaaaaaagtaagaatatttttcgtatcaagttagttagtcggataaaacaaccgtacgattgacaagatatcgacacgcaattacgactacatcggttactgtagttttgtttctttgtggttaatagacatatcgtttttattaatcgggaaagaagacaaaatggcggatcgcagagaattgatactctaaatttaaaatcgatggtgatcgcttatctagcggaataaaactttaatatctatgaatttgagcatttttatacagaatgaacataatatcaatttttgatttttttgcgaagtttccctttaacaaAAAGATGTAATCcgtttttttcaaagaaaatcaaTCATGTACGAAATTGTGAAGTTTCAGAAAGAAAAAAGCTTTGATTGGAAGATGGTTGTTTGTTAACGCccagtgacaagtatttcattaatattttatGTCCATGATTGCCTTCTTTTTATCGACAAGAAGAATATAAGCAGTTATCCTGGTCATGATATAATCAGTGCAACGTCAGTCCATAGGTGGAACTaattctgcttactcttctggagCACCTAAGATAACCACCAGTTTCAGTGTGTTCTGGTCTTTAGTGAAACCATCAGTTTCGATCTCAATCTCGtattatttaatacttttttttaataggaAACTGATATGTACAGCTTAGTTTTAATACACAAATATATTATAGAATATTAAATTTCACTTCGGAGAACAAAAACTCTATTGTAactttctattttaaaatattggGGTATATTGGGGTAAAAAGTCACATTGAGATCGTAAGCGGCTGACAATGAAAGAGGTTATACGTAgattataaatggtttaaacgAATAGATTTTATTGAAGTAAGATTTATTATCATTACAATAACGTTATAATTCATGAGAGAACATTATAATTCAATCCAAATGTGTTTAAACTGTTTTTTGAGGTGTATTGGGGTATATTGGGGTAAAAAGTCACACCCcatttaattcatggaaatttaatcttaatttaccttgtttgccttggatttacattcatgatttaggattctgttttgacaaatgttcaaacgaaaattgtacagtggatggaTTATGGGATTAATGAAATCAGTGTTGTTAAacgtaaaaaaaaactacatgtcATTGTGTATGTACATTTGCATTAGCTCGTTGccaaacttatccataacgattatgaATAATATCTGGGAGTCCTGAAAGTCtgaaaaatatactcgatctgaacataaatgaaatatttgccactggacgttaggctacaaacaaaaccaatcattgtccttcttcaaattatatattaacagtatagtcagtatactattccaagaagagaacttctcatacatgtacttttcattttaaaataaagtatatgaatcagtcatgtgagtgttggattatgccgttaaatagttttgtAAAAAGTCACTTTTGTGACGGTTCAATATTTAATAATATAAGTTTGGATGTAACGGGTCttctgacgttattttgttatcaacacCCATAGACATAAGTTAGTCATGTGAACGTaacatcatcaacgtttttttatgGTTCGCCAAGGTTTAATCATtttgttaaaatgaaatttagaattaaattataagaaatgactgtaatattttttctgtctattcgaaataacgtaaaaaatgtggtgcacactgtttaAAAACCCGCTACGCACATTtatcagtgtgcaccaaattttttatgttatttcttcatagacagaaaaaatattacagtcattccttaaatagtaATATTATCGAGAACAGAGAGGAAATAATGGCGCTCTAAAATGTTGTGGATAAAATTTGGTGTCCTCTTTATCATTCAATATCTGTCCTGACTTaaaaatattattggtttacaatgaagccatatatatatatttacatgataaagaatatatatagatataagatcatgaagatgtggtgtgagtgccaatgagaaaactctccatccaaataacaatttaaaaataagtaaaccattataggtcaatgtacgcccttcaacactgagccttgactcacaccaaacaacaagctataaaaggtcccatatgttcagttttggttgatgcggtcaaataattttgtcattaaaacgactcagtctgatatatcgaaacTTCTGAAATTTGttaacaattcaatattttgaataaaaagaggacacgctgtcatttgaattatacaatccatcgtgatcggttgttgtctgctctatcattgtctatggttgggttgttgttgcccagacacatatttttgttccatgagtcagtctgagctatgaaaactagctgatgtttgtttctgatgcgatattttgaataaaagtagGAAATGATGGCACTCTCAATCAATGCAAAATTTTTTTTGTGGTTGTTGATTTCCAatatattgcagttatttataaaCTACAATCCCTCtggacctaaaattataactgatgTACTGTCCAACTATATAGAcctgcataaaaaaaaagaaaatatggtaatttttggttgatgcggtcaaacaatttattacacgactcagtctgaagtatgaaaactactgatatttgtttacgattcaatactttgaataaaaagaggatatgctggcaccataaattcatgcgaacaaaattttgaggtcattgttttccaatattgctgtaacttgtatattatagtccctcttgacctaatattataactgaattactgtgcagctatatactAAGCAGATTTgtagaaagaaagagcaaataaggtcagtttagattggtgcggtcaaaatattttattacacgactcagtctgaagtatgaaaactgatatttgttaacgattcaatactttgaataaaaagaggtcaTGCTACATGTAGCactttaaattcatgtgaacaaaattttgaggtcattgttttccaatattgctgtaacttgtatattacagtccctcttgacctaaatttataactgaattactgtgcagctatatagatttgcagggAGAAAGAGGAAATAAGGTCAGTTTaaattgatgcggtcaaaagatttttgtatAACAGGTCCGTCTAAGGTATGAAAACAACTTGTAAAAAGATATcacatttgtttacaattcaatattttaaataaaaagaggacatgctagTACTATCATAAATTGAGtgcaaataaaattttgaaatcattaaTGTTTTCCAATATAATTGGTATCCTTGCCTAAAGATAAACTGGATTCCTACAGTTTGCAGCTAAATGTATATAGATTTATATGATGAAATcaaatatgatcagttaagtTGATAGTGGCTCAATGGCAGATCCAGAGCGGTGGGGGACCCcctttttgacgatcaatgcatttgaatgaggacatttagttggaccccccccttttaaaaCTGCTGGATCCGTCCCTGGTGGTTTGGGCCAGAATAACATTTTACACAAAGATTAAGGtcagataatttttttatgtaaaatgagccatcctgactccccaaatgacaaatgtaaaacaattgaaataaaaatgcccccccccccccttttttcctaaTATTAACGGCTTAATCTAtgttcaaaaatgaaagaaaaacaaataatttatgtaacacatcaacaaaagaaaatcactgaa
It contains:
- the LOC139500056 gene encoding uncharacterized protein isoform X1; translated protein: MRPLNQLGLGNGLNFKVRFDNNLISFSLHDLTVKTVIEMVRPTTLNFCCLSLVILLVSQCSCDHKLHKTDYPFDLDNAGNAIEGYVDSEIKEGSKVLVKPIEGHQFLEDGEVVKYLQVIVRSGNFTGDEEYVAENTDAFRVDENGFIIVNNTDTFDHEQVYEFYVVMFRRDDLVSDPVPFIVLAAKHKPDENYGYNTTAAVFAGVLICLIVLFALLIPFVVRAKRRVKQGKPVWKFGSHPSALDREMAREKGSQSNLAVHMVESQTSTVPGLKNRAMTEGDFYDNYGYRLEQEVEREKNELSNDLMAIASHVEQLDDADNMLQLNKKHHSDDSDSGLSSDGRGKGILKNGHNEKVYSIEMKRKTIDTDQKPKHIEESAHL
- the LOC139500056 gene encoding uncharacterized protein isoform X4; the protein is MLSTSTSLLVKIHIGYLQMRTCMHTVKTVIEMVRPTTLNFCCLSLVILLVSQCSCDHKLHKTDYPFDLDNAGNAIEGYVDSEIKEGSKVLVKPIEGHQFLEDGEVVKYLQVIVRSGNFTGDEEYVAENTDAFRVDENGFIIVNNTDTFDHEQVYEFYVVMFRRDDLVSDPVPFIVLAAKHKPDENYGYNTTAAVFAGVLICLIVLFALLIPFVVRAKRRVKQGKPVWKFGSHPSALDREMAREKGSQSNLAVHMVESQTSTVPGLKNRAMTEGDFYDNYGYRLEQEVEREKNELSNDLMAIASHVEQLDDADNMLQLNKKHHSDDSDSGLSSDGRGKGILKNGHNEKVYSIEMKRKTIDTDQKPKHIEESAHL
- the LOC139500056 gene encoding uncharacterized protein isoform X6 yields the protein MVRPTTLNFCCLSLVILLVSQCSCDHKLHKTDYPFDLDNAGNAIEGYVDSEIKEGSKVLVKPIEGHQFLEDGEVVKYLQVIVRSGNFTGDEEYVAENTDAFRVDENGFIIVNNTDTFDHEQVYEFYVVMFRRDDLVSDPVPFIVLAAKHKPDENYGYNTTAAVFAGVLICLIVLFALLIPFVVRAKRRVKQGKPVWKFGSHPSALDREMAREKGSQSNLAVHMVESQTSTVPGLKNRAMTEGDFYDNYGYRLEQEVEREKNELSNDLMAIASHVEQLDDADNMLQLNKKHHSDDSDSGLSSDGRGKGILKNGHNEKVYSIEMKRKTIDTDQKPKHIEESAHL
- the LOC139500056 gene encoding uncharacterized protein isoform X2; translated protein: MITSCYTYNTVKTVIEMVRPTTLNFCCLSLVILLVSQCSCDHKLHKTDYPFDLDNAGNAIEGYVDSEIKEGSKVLVKPIEGHQFLEDGEVVKYLQVIVRSGNFTGDEEYVAENTDAFRVDENGFIIVNNTDTFDHEQVYEFYVVMFRRDDLVSDPVPFIVLAAKHKPDENYGYNTTAAVFAGVLICLIVLFALLIPFVVRAKRRVKQGKPVWKFGSHPSALDREMAREKGSQSNLAVHMVESQTSTVPGLKNRAMTEGDFYDNYGYRLEQEVEREKNELSNDLMAIASHVEQLDDADNMLQLNKKHHSDDSDSGLSSDGRGKGILKNGHNEKVYSIEMKRKTIDTDQKPKHIEESAHL
- the LOC139500056 gene encoding uncharacterized protein isoform X5, whose protein sequence is MLLNVHTVKTVIEMVRPTTLNFCCLSLVILLVSQCSCDHKLHKTDYPFDLDNAGNAIEGYVDSEIKEGSKVLVKPIEGHQFLEDGEVVKYLQVIVRSGNFTGDEEYVAENTDAFRVDENGFIIVNNTDTFDHEQVYEFYVVMFRRDDLVSDPVPFIVLAAKHKPDENYGYNTTAAVFAGVLICLIVLFALLIPFVVRAKRRVKQGKPVWKFGSHPSALDREMAREKGSQSNLAVHMVESQTSTVPGLKNRAMTEGDFYDNYGYRLEQEVEREKNELSNDLMAIASHVEQLDDADNMLQLNKKHHSDDSDSGLSSDGRGKGILKNGHNEKVYSIEMKRKTIDTDQKPKHIEESAHL